A single genomic interval of Deinococcus apachensis DSM 19763 harbors:
- the menC gene encoding o-succinylbenzoate synthase, which yields MFRIEAAEVLLVRLPLKFRFETSFGVQTEKLIPLLVLHGDGLQGLSEGTMEAAPMYREETIVGALSLLREVFLPRVLGRSFANPQALEAALGDFRGNRMARAMVEMAAWDLWAKTLDVPLGTLLGGHKTEVEVGVSLGIQPDEAATVDVVRRHVEQGYRRIKLKIKPGWDVQPVRAAREAFPDIRLTVDANSAYTLADSGRLAALDAYNLTYIEQPLAWDDLVDHAELQRRLGTPLCLDESVASAQDARKGLGLGSGRVINVKVARVGGHAEARRVHDMAAAFGAPVWCGGMLESGVGRAHNIHLSTLPNFKLPGDTSSASRYWDTDVVNEGLEATNGLMPVPRGPGIGVTLNREFISGVCELEEEYRA from the coding sequence ATGTTCAGAATCGAGGCCGCCGAGGTGCTGCTGGTCCGCCTGCCGCTAAAGTTCCGGTTCGAGACAAGTTTCGGGGTGCAGACCGAGAAGCTGATTCCCCTGCTGGTGCTTCATGGGGACGGCCTGCAGGGGCTGAGCGAGGGAACGATGGAGGCCGCGCCGATGTACCGCGAGGAGACTATCGTGGGGGCGCTGAGCCTATTACGTGAGGTGTTTCTGCCGCGCGTCCTGGGCCGCTCCTTCGCCAACCCACAGGCTCTGGAGGCGGCGCTGGGCGATTTTCGGGGCAACCGCATGGCCCGGGCGATGGTCGAGATGGCCGCGTGGGACCTGTGGGCCAAGACCCTGGACGTCCCGCTGGGAACACTGCTCGGCGGACACAAGACGGAAGTGGAGGTTGGGGTGAGCCTCGGAATTCAGCCGGATGAGGCGGCGACCGTGGATGTGGTGCGGCGGCACGTGGAGCAGGGCTACCGACGCATCAAACTGAAGATCAAGCCGGGCTGGGACGTGCAACCGGTGCGCGCGGCTCGGGAGGCTTTTCCCGACATTCGCCTGACCGTGGACGCCAACAGTGCCTACACGCTGGCGGACTCGGGACGGCTGGCCGCACTCGACGCCTACAACCTGACGTACATCGAGCAGCCACTCGCCTGGGACGACCTGGTGGACCACGCCGAACTGCAACGCCGCCTGGGCACGCCCCTGTGCCTGGACGAGAGTGTGGCGAGCGCGCAGGACGCCCGCAAGGGGTTGGGCCTGGGGTCGGGCCGGGTCATCAACGTGAAGGTGGCGCGGGTGGGGGGGCACGCGGAGGCCCGCCGTGTTCATGACATGGCGGCCGCATTCGGGGCGCCCGTGTGGTGCGGCGGCATGTTGGAAAGCGGCGTGGGCCGGGCCCACAACATCCACCTCTCAACCCTGCCGAACTTCAAACTGCCGGGCGACACCAGCAGTGCCAGTCGGTACTGGGACACCGACGTGGTGAACGAGGGGTTGGAGGCCACGAACGGCCTGATGCCCGTACCACGGGGGCCCGGCATCGGCGTCACGCTGAACCGGGAGTTCATCTCGGGAGTCTGCGAGCTGGAAGAGGAGTACCGGGCTTGA
- a CDS encoding DUF4384 domain-containing protein — MKKPAILLALTASLLAPLASPAHATPRVSAQSIIVNPVPTTLNAQVWVDRDPSGSYTPNYRIGDRIRVSVRVNEDAYVYLFSVDPSGSVDQVLPNRLGGSNFVRAGQVRSFPAQGDNFVFNVGGTPGLNKVLVVASRRQLDLSELSSFRAGQPFADVKPQGEKRLAQALSIVVNPVEQPIPQQDWVSDTAFFNATY; from the coding sequence ATGAAGAAGCCCGCCATCCTGCTCGCCCTGACCGCTTCCCTGCTGGCCCCGCTCGCCTCTCCTGCCCACGCCACGCCCCGGGTCAGCGCGCAGAGCATCATCGTGAACCCCGTGCCCACCACGCTGAACGCGCAGGTGTGGGTGGACCGCGATCCCAGCGGCTCTTACACGCCCAACTACCGCATCGGCGACCGCATCCGTGTGTCGGTCCGCGTGAACGAGGACGCCTACGTGTACCTCTTCTCGGTCGATCCGAGTGGCAGCGTGGATCAGGTTCTCCCCAACCGTCTGGGTGGGAGCAACTTCGTCCGCGCGGGTCAGGTTCGCAGCTTCCCCGCCCAGGGGGACAACTTCGTGTTCAACGTGGGCGGCACTCCTGGCCTGAACAAGGTGCTGGTTGTCGCCAGCCGCCGCCAGCTCGACCTCTCGGAACTCAGCTCCTTCCGGGCGGGCCAGCCCTTCGCCGACGTCAAGCCCCAGGGGGAGAAGCGTCTCGCCCAGGCCCTCAGCATCGTGGTGAACCCCGTCGAGCAGCCTATCCCCCAGCAGGACTGGGTCAGCGACACGGCCTTCTTCAACGCCACCTACTGA
- a CDS encoding DEAD/DEAH box helicase: protein MFPARSPYTRLEGFLRDILGGGAALLHEDEPAPARTLDAADLSWSEAVAHGFGFPRVFSHQAETYRLMRDGQHVIVTTPTASGKTGAFFPAVFERLERDPDATALFVYPLVALGQDQRDKLAAFRERGGFGWEISAFQGNADPKDVFRPGVRMVTATPDKLHWSLTNPRVRDFLARLSFIVLDEAHTYRGGFGSEVAGMLRRLLGLARALGANPQVVLSTATIGNPAEFARELTGVDTAHVSESGAERHGKRYYLADHRGQPRRFWDAVVSASVARDLKVLAFFRGRSRAARLYSTYRAQPLYARHVHLYMAGTSDREGRLSEFRRARNGVMFATNALEAGVDIGDLEVVIIDGYPGSRMAFRQMAGRAGRVAPGLVLYLPALNEQGVPQPVDAFYSNAGNFRELVTGPIEKAVVEAENPYLSPRHRARASEEFRAARLPFEPTASPKYWNLRGEGSAKFAVIEETDWEVKGPRAFDTPLESPSQHYALTEKHEGAVFTLDGQGYKVTRWEKHPAGTAILVERFDAANLFTRGLYSIEVSPVKMGDWVRRGPLAYRHGEVVIRRRYSGFMMMRQVFERVCTGCDREPEPTERVCRTCGGRIQDRMQDHKLSEHLYDEPLELPPFRTSALEVGVDARATEQPTAVAHTLKHLLQKVTPERIACDENDLAGAFREGRDNYFFLYDDWLGGLGVSRRAFENLDDLLRRALDLTAKTCCKEPHGCYECIAVSRCYAPFLSSGERRPTDKHATRAFLEALLGVRPAAEPEPDAVTLPEVPALPPSWPLQARELLDLQGLSLPEVSARLGIPSREIQRVVSTTEPLRLRHAKFGDGVFLQGFGQGERREVLAYFPGVGQKRLLLKFAGLTVIERASGMAVAPGS, encoded by the coding sequence GTGTTCCCCGCCCGCTCCCCCTACACCCGGCTGGAGGGGTTTTTGCGCGACATCCTGGGCGGGGGCGCGGCCCTCCTCCACGAGGACGAGCCCGCCCCCGCCCGCACGCTCGATGCGGCGGACCTGAGCTGGTCAGAGGCAGTGGCGCATGGCTTCGGCTTTCCCCGCGTCTTCAGCCATCAGGCCGAGACCTACCGCCTGATGCGCGACGGGCAGCACGTGATCGTGACCACCCCGACCGCGAGCGGCAAGACGGGCGCCTTCTTCCCCGCCGTCTTCGAGCGGCTGGAACGCGACCCGGACGCCACAGCCCTCTTCGTGTACCCTCTCGTCGCCCTGGGCCAGGACCAGCGCGACAAGCTGGCGGCGTTTCGCGAGCGCGGCGGGTTCGGGTGGGAGATCAGCGCTTTCCAGGGCAACGCGGACCCGAAGGATGTGTTTCGTCCCGGCGTGCGGATGGTCACGGCGACGCCCGACAAGCTCCACTGGTCGCTGACGAATCCCCGGGTGCGCGACTTCCTCGCCCGGCTCTCCTTTATCGTGCTGGACGAGGCGCATACCTACCGGGGCGGCTTCGGCTCCGAGGTGGCGGGGATGCTGCGCCGACTGCTGGGGCTGGCGCGGGCGCTCGGCGCGAACCCCCAGGTCGTCCTCTCCACGGCGACCATCGGCAACCCCGCCGAGTTCGCGCGGGAGTTGACCGGCGTGGACACCGCTCACGTCAGCGAGTCGGGCGCCGAGCGGCACGGCAAGCGGTATTACCTCGCCGACCACCGGGGGCAGCCCCGCCGCTTCTGGGACGCGGTGGTGAGCGCCAGCGTGGCGCGTGACCTCAAGGTCCTGGCCTTTTTCCGGGGCCGTTCCCGCGCCGCCCGGCTGTACTCCACCTACCGCGCCCAGCCCCTCTACGCCCGCCACGTCCACCTCTACATGGCGGGCACCTCCGACCGCGAGGGCCGCCTGAGCGAGTTTCGCCGCGCCCGCAATGGGGTGATGTTCGCCACGAACGCGCTGGAGGCCGGGGTGGACATCGGCGACCTGGAGGTCGTCATCATCGACGGTTATCCCGGCTCGCGCATGGCCTTCCGGCAGATGGCGGGCCGGGCGGGACGGGTGGCACCGGGGCTCGTTCTCTACCTCCCCGCGCTCAACGAGCAGGGCGTGCCGCAGCCGGTGGACGCCTTCTACTCCAACGCCGGGAACTTCCGCGAACTGGTCACCGGCCCAATTGAGAAGGCGGTGGTGGAGGCGGAGAATCCCTACCTCTCCCCCCGCCACCGCGCCCGCGCGAGCGAGGAATTCCGGGCCGCCCGATTGCCCTTCGAGCCGACCGCCAGCCCCAAATACTGGAACTTGCGCGGCGAAGGCAGCGCCAAGTTCGCGGTCATTGAGGAGACGGACTGGGAAGTTAAGGGACCGCGCGCCTTCGACACCCCCCTCGAATCGCCCAGCCAGCACTACGCCCTCACCGAGAAGCACGAGGGGGCCGTCTTCACCCTCGATGGGCAGGGGTACAAGGTGACGCGCTGGGAGAAGCACCCCGCCGGAACCGCGATCCTGGTCGAGCGGTTCGACGCCGCCAACCTCTTCACGCGCGGCCTGTACTCCATCGAGGTGAGCCCGGTGAAGATGGGCGACTGGGTGCGGCGCGGCCCCCTCGCCTACCGCCACGGCGAGGTCGTGATCCGCCGCCGCTACTCGGGCTTCATGATGATGCGCCAGGTCTTCGAGCGCGTCTGCACCGGCTGCGACCGCGAACCCGAGCCGACCGAGCGGGTGTGCCGCACCTGCGGGGGCCGCATTCAGGACCGGATGCAGGATCACAAGCTCTCTGAACACCTCTACGACGAGCCACTGGAACTTCCCCCTTTTCGCACCTCCGCCCTGGAAGTCGGGGTGGACGCCCGCGCGACCGAGCAGCCCACGGCCGTCGCCCACACCCTCAAGCACCTGCTGCAAAAGGTAACCCCAGAGCGCATCGCCTGCGACGAGAACGACCTCGCCGGGGCCTTCCGCGAGGGGCGCGACAACTATTTCTTCCTGTACGACGACTGGCTGGGCGGCCTGGGCGTCAGCCGCCGCGCCTTCGAGAACCTGGATGACCTGCTGCGTCGTGCCCTCGACCTGACGGCCAAGACCTGCTGCAAGGAGCCGCACGGCTGCTACGAGTGCATCGCGGTGAGCCGCTGCTATGCACCCTTTTTGAGCAGTGGCGAGCGCCGCCCCACTGACAAGCACGCCACCCGCGCCTTTTTGGAAGCCCTGCTGGGCGTTCGGCCCGCCGCCGAGCCCGAGCCGGACGCGGTCACCCTGCCGGAAGTTCCCGCTCTGCCGCCCTCCTGGCCTCTCCAGGCGCGCGAACTTCTCGATCTGCAAGGCCTCAGCCTGCCGGAGGTCAGCGCCCGGCTTGGCATTCCCAGCCGTGAGATTCAGCGGGTGGTCAGCACCACCGAACCGCTGCGACTGCGCCACGCCAAGTTTGGCGACGGCGTGTTCCTGCAGGGCTTCGGGCAGGGGGAACGCCGCGAGGTCCTGGCGTACTTCCCCGGTGTGGGTCAGAAACGGCTGCTGCTGAAGTTCGCTGGCCTCACCGTGATCGAAAGGGCGAGCGGGATGGCGGTGGCCCCAGGCAGTTGA
- a CDS encoding sensor histidine kinase yields the protein MADPTVPPAPTPPVEPPPQALLDALKSHVAIVDRRGVIVGVNRSWRAFAELNGGDPASSGVGSNYLEASAPHSTMQAGLRAVLDGERSEFELTYPCHAPGERRWFRVRVTPLGERGEVTHAFVEHLNVTPEARGREELRRTHLELRTRVGDRTAELERHTRDLEDRAGALEAFAQFTEVAATTTDPQELARHAARVLGATLGDVAVGYYERGAAGWQAHSLSGGLPAEVEADLGADFPAQLPDELPSGEAVFQEAGATDGVKPFGATALLPLTLHRPGDALLVMGTLTHDLWPEGARAVFRAVGRSFALALERAEQARHLAEQGARLAELNAELTAYTTGLSRDLRDPARRIAGFAGLLEARLAEGDPTVRRHLGIIRSETGRLQALVEDLAQLRPLQERHLSPLPLALAPLVVQVRSDLGHVTRGRRISWTVGALPTVHADHLLLRQVLTHLLHNALKFTGGRDPARIGVGGEEREEDTLVWVRDNGVGFDPEQAERLFQVFIRLHGDEYEGSGVGLANVRRIVHRHGGQVWAEGEPGVGATFFFTLPRPTAPS from the coding sequence GTGGCTGATCCCACCGTGCCCCCCGCCCCCACCCCGCCAGTCGAGCCACCGCCGCAGGCCCTGCTCGACGCCTTGAAAAGCCACGTCGCCATCGTGGACCGCCGGGGGGTGATCGTGGGCGTGAACCGCTCGTGGCGGGCATTTGCCGAACTGAACGGCGGGGACCCGGCCTCCAGCGGGGTGGGCAGCAACTACCTGGAGGCCTCCGCGCCGCACTCCACCATGCAGGCGGGGCTGCGGGCGGTGCTGGACGGCGAACGGTCCGAGTTCGAGCTGACCTACCCCTGCCACGCGCCGGGCGAGCGCCGCTGGTTCCGGGTGCGGGTCACGCCGCTGGGCGAGCGGGGCGAGGTCACGCACGCCTTTGTCGAACACCTCAACGTCACGCCGGAGGCCCGGGGCCGGGAGGAGCTGCGCCGCACGCACCTCGAACTCAGGACCCGCGTCGGCGACCGCACCGCCGAGCTGGAGCGCCACACCCGGGACCTGGAGGACCGGGCCGGGGCGCTGGAGGCCTTCGCGCAGTTCACCGAGGTCGCCGCCACCACCACCGACCCCCAGGAACTGGCCCGGCACGCCGCCAGGGTGCTGGGGGCCACCCTGGGGGACGTGGCGGTCGGCTACTACGAGCGGGGCGCGGCGGGGTGGCAGGCCCACAGCCTGTCGGGGGGGCTGCCCGCCGAGGTGGAGGCGGACCTGGGCGCCGACTTCCCAGCCCAGCTCCCGGATGAGCTCCCCAGCGGGGAGGCGGTCTTCCAGGAGGCCGGGGCCACGGACGGCGTGAAGCCCTTCGGCGCGACGGCCCTGCTGCCGCTCACGCTGCACCGCCCGGGCGACGCCCTGCTGGTGATGGGCACCCTCACGCACGATCTCTGGCCCGAGGGGGCCCGCGCCGTCTTCCGGGCGGTGGGGCGCAGCTTTGCCCTCGCGCTGGAGAGGGCCGAGCAGGCCCGGCACCTCGCCGAGCAGGGGGCGCGGCTGGCTGAGCTGAACGCGGAACTCACGGCCTACACGACGGGGCTGTCCCGCGACCTGCGCGACCCGGCCCGCCGCATCGCGGGCTTCGCGGGTCTGCTGGAAGCCCGGCTGGCGGAGGGCGACCCGACGGTGCGGCGGCACCTGGGCATCATCCGCTCGGAGACGGGGCGGCTTCAGGCGCTGGTGGAGGACCTGGCGCAACTCCGACCCCTCCAGGAGCGGCACCTGAGCCCTCTGCCACTCGCCCTGGCGCCCCTGGTCGTGCAGGTCCGCAGCGACCTGGGACACGTAACGCGGGGGCGGCGAATCTCTTGGACCGTCGGCGCGCTGCCCACCGTTCACGCCGACCACCTGCTGCTGCGCCAGGTGCTCACCCACCTGCTGCACAACGCTCTGAAGTTCACCGGGGGGCGCGACCCAGCCCGCATTGGGGTGGGCGGCGAGGAGCGGGAGGAAGACACGCTCGTCTGGGTCCGGGACAACGGGGTGGGCTTTGATCCCGAGCAGGCCGAGCGCCTCTTTCAGGTGTTCATCCGGCTGCACGGCGACGAGTACGAGGGCAGCGGAGTGGGCCTTGCCAACGTCCGGCGCATCGTTCACCGCCACGGGGGGCAGGTCTGGGCCGAGGGGGAACCCGGGGTGGGCGCTACCTTCTTCTTCACGCTGCCGCGGCCCACTGCGCCCTCCTAA